A stretch of DNA from Rhizoctonia solani chromosome 9, complete sequence:
GTGGACCATCATGGGACTCTTTGAGTAAGTTAATTACAATAGCGTTGAGGGTGATATCCCGAAGATCGAACTAACACATTTTGAAACTAGCTTGCTCATCGGCCGGTGGACCATCTGAGCGTGTTTGATGCACCAAGTTGGAGAGCGAAAGCTGACCGGTCTTGCGACTACTCTGAACCGATCACCCAAAACGTTCTTAAAATATCGAGCCGCCACAGCGCTTGGATAGGCGTTGCTCATCGTTACCGTGTTATGTTTAGCCAAATTGACTCCATATTATTGTTGTCTTGAACCCGTGAGGTCACCACGTTTGAGTCTAATGTATGCAATCAAACGGGTACTGCCTCACTCTAAGATCACCATAGTCGGAGGCCAAGTGTTTTCAAATTATTAAGCGCCCGATCACGCTTAGGTTACGGTCAACCACGTCGCGCAACTCCTAACGATTCTTTTATTACACTAATAGACCACTACAAAATAATTTCACGAAAAGCAAAAGACTTGGGATATCTGTGATATACTGAGATGCGTGGACTGACTGCTATCACGTTGCTTGCTGGTGCTATCGCCTCGGTCTCTGCGACCGCGTTGACGACTACTATTCCACCAAATCAAAGATTGTGTTTCTACGCAGATGTCGACAAGGAGGGAGAAAAGATTGGGGTGAGTCTGATCTGTGTGTAGTGATCGATTCAAACATTTTGAACTTTGCCCAGTTTTACTTTGCAGTACGTGTCTTGGGTTGTACAAGGTAGAGGCGTGGAGTGATGCTGTGATAGGTGCAAAGTGGAGGAGATTTTGATATCGACTTTGAAGTCAAGGACCCTCTGAACGAACAGATTATTGATGGCCAGGTGCGTATCGTTCTAGGGTTTACTTTTACCAGAATTTAATATGCCTTTGTATTTGCCTTGCTAGCGGGAACGTCAAGGCGATTACATTTTCACCGCCAACAAAGTGGGCGAATACTCGTTTTGCTTCGAAAACGACATGTCGTCCTTCACAGAGAAGCTAGTCGACTTTGATATCATGGTGGAGAGTGAACCGAGGAGGGAACCCCCAGCGCGTGCTAGCCAACTTTCGGATCACACGAGTGCGTTGGAGGAAAGCGTGTACAAGCTCAAGAGCATGTTGGCGACGGTGGAACGAACTCAGAAATAGTATGTTGTATCATTCGGTTTTTGGTGATCATCTCTAATAACCGTGGTCGTAGTTTCCACACTCGTGAAAACCGAGGTTTCTCTTTAGTCAAGTCAACTCAGAAGTATGTATCCTGGGCTTTGCCCCAAAGTCGTCACTCACAATTGTTTTCTAGTAAACTCTTTTGGTATGCGGTACTTGAGAGCTTGGCCATTGTATCCATGGCAGTGTACGTCCTTTACACTGAATATGTATCTGTAACTTCGCAGCTGACCGGCCCAAAGGTTCCAGGTATATGTGTTGCAAAACTTCTTTAATAATACTGGGCGAAAATACAGGGTGTAAATACATAGTTGTATACATGGATAGCTTGTGGTATATTTCTTCCTAGATATCAATGCAAGGCTAATCAATCTGCTCCCACAACGTCCCGTACTTGGCACTCTCTCCCAAGAAGCGGGGGCCTGCCAGTCCTTCTTGTAGAGTTTCCTCATCAGACTGTATTTCTGGCCAGTAAAACACCTCAACGTCTGGGACATTGCTTAGATGCTCGGCGTCGTCGAACGTAGTCTGGTCGTCCCATGAATTCTCCATGTCCCACCGAGGTCTAGGGGTCATCATCCACACGAAACGGCGAAGATTAGGAGAGTCGTTCAGTAATGTAATTATGGGGTCGGGCGGTAGAGCCTGTTTAAAATCTGACCATCGGATAGACGAGTTGACCAACACCAATTCCTCCAGCCATGGTAGATTTTTCAGTGTCCGTATCGTGTGTTCTGTGAGCATGGTGTACCCCAGGGCTAGACGCTTGACATTGTCGAAAGCTTGAGGAAGGTGGGACAAGCGCACGTATTGATCCAGACCCTCGGATATAGACACTTCGATTAATTTGGGCCATGGCATGTTGAAGATGGAAGTAGGGGTGACGAGCTTCGAAGTTCCCCCGCATAAGATCACCGGCCCCGTGTCTTGACCGTTTGGAGAACGCGTCGGGCGGAAGTGTTGGCGTCGACGCACATCCAGTAATAAGCGTTCGAGATTTAGATGCAGAGCGTGCAAGACGGCAAGTAAATCGTCCGAAAACTGGTACGATGCAATGTGGGTTGTGCACGATATAGAGAACTTCGTACGTATCTAGCCAAAGCGGTTGGTCGACCGAAATAGGCAATTGCTTTGCGGAAGGCAGCGAGTTGGGATTGGGTAGTGATGTGCACCCGTGAGTAGAGGTATCGGACGGCGAGGGACTCAAAGTATTTATTGACCATACAGAGAGCGCGCAGAGTATCCCGAATCATAGGCTTGACGGCCAACCAATTGGGTTCATCCTCGTACGTAGCTACGTAGTCGATTATAATTGCATGTAATTCTGGTGGAAGGGGAGGCCCTGGTGGAGTGGAAGCAAAATAGATTGTGGTTAATTTTGGTCCCGTTTTCAAcgcagagcacttgcctcgCGAACATGCGTCGTCAGCGTTGGCAGGCTTCAGTGGCCCAGTGGGTAAATCCACGCAGTCTAGTGGCTCGGAGGGTACCATACCCTCGCCCTGGTAGTCAGGAGGCAACAACGATCGCCGCCGGCACTCCTAGGCTCCGGGGACGCTTGCCATAAGCGACGGGCGCTTACGTGGACGTCAGGCCACGCCCCAGGCCTCGGCCGCGATTTGACGTGCTCGTTGATCGGCCGGGATCATCGAACCGCATTCTTAGCATTGTCCACGATGTCTCCGTCATCCCAAACCACTATAATTCCTCATTCACAGGAGCCTTTGGTTACCTACCAATACCCCTCCGTACCTGAGCTGGATGAATTGGTAGTGCGATCCGGAAAGGCCCAGAAAGGATGGAAGAATGTGTCATTGGAAGATAGGCTGAAGATTGGTCGAAAGTTTGTCGTAAGTTGGTTCGGTTAAGATTAGTCGATCATTCTTACTCGTAGCGTTAGGAAGAATTTAAGGCAATGGATAACGATATCCCGCTTGAGCTCACGAAACAGATGGGCCGGTAAGCACGATGTTACGCTTACCCGTTACGCCCAACGTACAATCATCAATCGCACAGTCCTGTCTCTCAAAATCCTGGTGAAATTCGTGGAACTCTAGAGCGTGCAAATTACATGCTCTCTATTGCCGAGAAATCGCTAGCCCCTGTTGAATTGAAAGACACGGATAAACCAGGCTTCAGGAGATATATCAAACGTGAACCATTGGGAGTTGTATTTGTTATCGCGCCTTGGAAGTAAGCGTATCCCCTTTGCCCCCCTATCGCCATTGCCAATAGTCCGACTCACCTGGCGTACAGTTTCCCATTCTTAACCTCGATCAATTCAGTTCTTCCGGCGATCATTGCGGGTATGTGCGATCAAAACGTTCCTTGTGATAATCGATTAAACTAGCGGATCCATTTATACAGGCAATTCAGTTATCCTCAAGCCTTCTCCACAGACGCCAGTATGTACGAGTCCTTGATAGCTTAGATTACCGGTTTGATCAGGATATGCTTAGCTCACTGCTCACCGGCTTCAAAGTGCTTTTGAGAAGGCTGGACTCCCTGCGGACGTGTTTTTGGTCACGCATCTTTCGCCCAAGCTCACTGCTCATCTTGTCGAACATCCCAAGGTCGACTTTGTGAGCTTTACCGGTAGTGTcgcaaatggaaaggttcgGCTCGTCTAGGATCTTTTGATGCTGTACTTAAAAATTATTGTAGTCTGTGGCTCAAAGTGCTGTGAAGAGCGGGTTTAAAGGAGTTGCCCTCGAGGTAAGTCATGGTGAGATGGTAATGGGAGTCGAACTAACCGACTTCAGC
This window harbors:
- a CDS encoding endosomal cargo receptor (Erp3), which codes for MRGLTAITLLAGAIASVSATALTTTIPPNQRLCFYADVDKEGEKIGFYFAVQSGGDFDIDFEVKDPLNEQIIDGQRERQGDYIFTANKVGEYSFCFENDMSSFTEKLVDFDIMVESEPRREPPARASQLSDHTSALEESVYKLKSMLATVERTQKYFHTRENRGFSLVKSTQNKLFWYAVLESLAIVSMAVYVLYTEYVSVTSQLTGPKVPGICVAKLL